A stretch of the Desulfobacterales bacterium genome encodes the following:
- the recR gene encoding recombination mediator RecR, which translates to MYVVPPALDCLIRELNRLPGIGRKTATRLALYILRHPAAAARDLAVSLAELHGSIRLCENCFIFSETSPCAICADPRRRADQVCVVEDPGDLMAIEKTGAFRGQYHVLHGVLSPVDGIGPKEIKIDTLLARIRRRQVKEVLIATSSTVPGEATASYLAQRLSKETVRLTRLACGIPMGMDIKYADEITLGRAIESRRDTGDNTGF; encoded by the coding sequence ATGTATGTCGTCCCTCCGGCCCTGGATTGCCTGATCCGGGAACTCAACCGCCTGCCGGGCATTGGTCGTAAAACCGCGACCCGGCTGGCCCTGTACATCCTGCGCCACCCTGCCGCCGCGGCCCGGGACCTGGCTGTGAGTCTTGCTGAACTGCATGGTTCGATCCGGCTGTGCGAGAACTGTTTTATTTTTTCCGAGACCAGCCCCTGCGCCATCTGTGCCGATCCCAGGCGTCGTGCCGACCAGGTCTGCGTGGTCGAGGACCCCGGCGACCTGATGGCCATTGAAAAGACCGGGGCTTTTCGCGGCCAGTACCATGTCCTGCACGGGGTTTTATCGCCTGTGGACGGCATCGGACCCAAGGAGATCAAGATCGATACCCTGCTCGCCAGGATCAGGCGCCGCCAGGTTAAGGAGGTACTCATCGCCACCAGTTCCACTGTGCCCGGCGAGGCGACCGCCTCCTACCTGGCCCAGCGGCTGTCCAAGGAGACGGTCCGGCTGACCCGGCTCGCCTGCGGAATTCCCATGGGCATGGACATTAAATATGCCGACGAGATTACCCTGGGCCGGGCCATCGAATCCCGGCGGGATACCGGAGACAACACAGGATTTTAA